Proteins encoded in a region of the Tribolium castaneum strain GA2 chromosome 7, icTriCast1.1, whole genome shotgun sequence genome:
- the LOC656735 gene encoding pancreatic triacylglycerol lipase precursor (The RefSeq protein has 7 substitutions compared to this genomic sequence): MLTKLLLLAILSQSFAEVYENTFDCEDHFSESHENGTIEYHNFVTTNVKFYLYTSPPDNDTIELNSTNLHLVNLTQPTKIIIHGLQSYENQVWVDKMVQNYHTKGDYNIIAVDWSVISSDETFYVVSAVDDLGRYVGDFIMEVTQNNYQYLSDVHLIGSSLGAQIAGAAGSAISNKTNARVDRITGLDPTQPENLQLLDENTAEFVDVIHTTLYYGQESCGTVDFYVMAEDPQRPICYNDTCGELLGDDYYAVTIIDEDRFEGVTCYNSSLAVQRLCDKAKSAVMGEYVPRDVTGSFLVKDSAAVIYSGRRVLLSIISTLLLLRLIV; the protein is encoded by the exons ATGTTGACAAAACTTCTCCTCCTCGCCATTCTCTGCCAAA GCTTTGCTGAAGTCTACGAGAACACTTTTGACTGCGAAGACCATTTCAGCGAAAGCCACGAAAATGGTACCATAGAGTACCATAACTTCGTCACCACGAACGTGAAATTCTACCTTTACACTCCTCCACCCGACAATGACACCATCGAGCTGAATTCGACCAACTTACACTTGGTCAATTTGACCCAACCCACGAAAATCATCATCCATGGTCTCCAGTCGTACGAAAACCAGGTATGGGTGGACAAAATGGTACAGAACTACCATACAAAGGGCGATTACAACATAATCGCGGTGGATTGGTCCGTTATCTCCTCGGACGAAACTTTCTACGTTGTTTCCGCCGTGGATGACCTCGGGCGGTACGTGGGGGACTTCATCATGGAGGTCACCCAGGACAACTACCAGTACCTCTCTGACGTCCACTTGATCGGCTCCTCACTAGGTGCGCAAATCGCAGGGGCTGCTGGAAGCgcaatttccaacaaaaccAACGCCAGAGTTGACCGAATAACCGGCCTGGACCCAACTCAGCCGGAAAACTTGCAGCTTTTGGACGAGAACACTGCAGAGTTTGTCGATGTTATCCATACGACGCTCTACTATGGCCAGGAGAGTTGTGGGACggttgatttttatgtcatgGCTGAGGATCCACAAAGACCCATTTGTTATAACG atacttGTGTAGAGCTTTTAGGGGATGACTATTACGCGGTCACTATCATCGATGAGGATAGATTTGAAGGGGTTACATGCTATAATACCTCTCTAGCCGTTCAGAGATTGTGTGATAAGGCCAAATCGGCTGTTATGGGAGAATATGTGCCAAGGGATGTCACCGGGAGCTTTTTGGTTAAAGATTCAGCGGGAGTGATTTATTCAGGAAGGAGGGTTTTGTTCTCGATTATTTCGACATTACTTCTGTTGCGTTTAATCGtctag
- the ash2 gene encoding set1/Ash2 histone methyltransferase complex subunit ASH2 isoform X2, which translates to MTDDIDPNKNDETPMEQPPPTPTQKTEEAPSTAAPTPKPENGDKTTKTNEQQSNCYCGKERNLNIVELLCANCSRWFHESCIGYQLGKLVPFMANYIFLCKNCSPTGLESFKKSQAQIAQMCVTAIANLQQGSLKEGSNRLMFSKEKEIIPYIEHHWEALTTTSRRVTQSWHSTVHKALIKDIHVLFIFEESPINGQMYGLINTDLTQIKPNYEAMIKGGTLKVTDMGIQHVAGGVKSRSAKRKFPGDVSGGGKKGRGVDLGTPKLPAHGYPLDHPFNKDGYRYFLAEPDPHAPYRQEFDESSDWAGKPIPGWLYRTLIPSTVLLALHDRAPQLKISEDRLAVTGEKGYSTVRATHGVTKGTWYWEATIEEMPEGTATRMGWGQDYANLQAPLGYDKFGYSWRSRKGTRFHESAGKHYSPGFGEGDTLGFMIVLPQNNKTKLVPNTYKDRPLVKFKSHLYYEDKDHVPERLKSLKALPGSKILFFKNGECQGVAFENIYQGTYYPTVSIHKSATVSVNFGPNFKCPPGSEYDYKGMHQKAEEAICEQTMADLIYLTENEGKLRLDSFVL; encoded by the exons ATGACCGATGACATCGACCCCAA CAAAAATGACGAGACTCCCATGGAACAACCACCACCGACACCAACACAAAAAACCGAAGAGGCGCCAAGCACAGCCGCCCCGACGCCAAAACCGGAAAACGGCGACAAGACAACCAAAACAAATGAACAACAGAGTAACTGCTATTG cgGGAAAGAACGAAATTTGAATATTGTCGAACTATTGTGTGCAAATTGCTCGCGATGGTTCCACGAGTCCTGCATTGGGTACCAGTTGGGCAAGTTGGTACCCTTCATGGCCAACTATATTTTCTTGTGCAAGAACTGCTCGCCCACGGGGTTGGAGAGTTTCAAAAAAAGTCAAGCGC AAATTGCTCAAATGTGTGTCACTGCAAttgcaaatttgcaacaaggTAGCCTGAAGGAGGGCTCTAACAGGTTGATGTTTAGCAAAGAAAAGGAGATTATACCATACATTGAGCACCATTGGGAGGCGCTTACTACCACCTCACGCCGCGTGACCCAATCTTGGCACTCAACAGTCCATAAAGCGCTTATTAAAGACATCCAcgtgttgtttatttttgaggaAAGTCCCATCAATGGTCAAATGTATGGTCTGATCAACACTGACCTCACCCAAATCAAGCCCAACTACGAGGCCATGATCAAAGGTGGTACTCTCAAAGTCACCGACATGGGCATCCAGCATG TTGCCGGCGGGGTGAAGTCCCGAAGCGCCAAGCGGAAGTTCCCGGGGGACGTAAGCGGCGGCGGGAAAAAAGGCCGAGGGGTGGACCTGGGGACGCCCAAACTACCGGCGCACGGATACCCCCTTGACCACCCCTTTAACAAGGACGGCTACCGGTATTTCCTGGCAGAGCCTGACCCCCACGCCCCCTACCGGCAAGAGTTCGACGAGAGTTCAGACTGGGCGGGGAAACCCATTCCCGGCTGGCTCTACAGGACGCTGATCCCCAGCACTGTGCTGCTGGCGCTCCACGACAGGGCCCCCCAGCTGAAAATCTCAGAGGACAGGCTGGCCGTCACGGGGGAGAAGGGCTATTCCACAGTCAGGGCCACTCATG GGGTAACCAAGGGTACATGGTACTGGGAGGCGACCATTGAGGAGATGCCTGAAGGCACGGCCACGAGAATGGGCTGGGGGCAGGACTACGCCAACTTGCAAGCCCCCTTGGGCTACGACAAGTTCGGCTACTCGTGGAGGTCCCGAAAAGGCACGAGGTTTCACGAATCGGCGGGGAAACACTACAGTCCAGGATTTGGAGAAGGGGACACTTTGGGTTTCATGATAGTTTTGCCCCAAAACAACAAGACCAAGCTAGTCCCGAATACATACAAAGACAGA CCCCTCGTTAAATTCAAAAGTCATCTCTATTATGAGGATAAAGACCACGTGCCCGAACGGCTAAAGTCCCTAAAAGCGCTCCCAGGgagcaaaatattgtttttcaaaaatggggAATGCCAAGGAGTCGCTTTTGAGAATATTTATCAAGGGACGTACTATCCCACCGTTTCGATTCATAAAAGTGCGACGGTTTCGGTCAATTTTGGGCCCAATTTCAAGTGCCCCCCTGGATCTGAATACGACTATAAAGGG ATGCACCAAAAGGCGGAAGAGGCCATTTGCGAGCAGACAATGGCCGATCTGATCTACTTAACTGAGAATGAAGGAAAATTACGCTTAGACAGTTTCGTATTGTGA
- the ash2 gene encoding set1/Ash2 histone methyltransferase complex subunit ASH2 isoform X3 produces MARIKVIGPRPFPVAGGVKSRSAKRKFPGDVSGGGKKGRGVDLGTPKLPAHGYPLDHPFNKDGYRYFLAEPDPHAPYRQEFDESSDWAGKPIPGWLYRTLIPSTVLLALHDRAPQLKISEDRLAVTGEKGYSTVRATHGVTKGTWYWEATIEEMPEGTATRMGWGQDYANLQAPLGYDKFGYSWRSRKGTRFHESAGKHYSPGFGEGDTLGFMIVLPQNNKTKLVPNTYKDRPLVKFKSHLYYEDKDHVPERLKSLKALPGSKILFFKNGECQGVAFENIYQGTYYPTVSIHKSATVSVNFGPNFKCPPGSEYDYKGMHQKAEEAICEQTMADLIYLTENEGKLRLDSFVL; encoded by the exons atggcGAGGATTAAAGTGATAGGGCCACGACCTT TTCCAGTTGCCGGCGGGGTGAAGTCCCGAAGCGCCAAGCGGAAGTTCCCGGGGGACGTAAGCGGCGGCGGGAAAAAAGGCCGAGGGGTGGACCTGGGGACGCCCAAACTACCGGCGCACGGATACCCCCTTGACCACCCCTTTAACAAGGACGGCTACCGGTATTTCCTGGCAGAGCCTGACCCCCACGCCCCCTACCGGCAAGAGTTCGACGAGAGTTCAGACTGGGCGGGGAAACCCATTCCCGGCTGGCTCTACAGGACGCTGATCCCCAGCACTGTGCTGCTGGCGCTCCACGACAGGGCCCCCCAGCTGAAAATCTCAGAGGACAGGCTGGCCGTCACGGGGGAGAAGGGCTATTCCACAGTCAGGGCCACTCATG GGGTAACCAAGGGTACATGGTACTGGGAGGCGACCATTGAGGAGATGCCTGAAGGCACGGCCACGAGAATGGGCTGGGGGCAGGACTACGCCAACTTGCAAGCCCCCTTGGGCTACGACAAGTTCGGCTACTCGTGGAGGTCCCGAAAAGGCACGAGGTTTCACGAATCGGCGGGGAAACACTACAGTCCAGGATTTGGAGAAGGGGACACTTTGGGTTTCATGATAGTTTTGCCCCAAAACAACAAGACCAAGCTAGTCCCGAATACATACAAAGACAGA CCCCTCGTTAAATTCAAAAGTCATCTCTATTATGAGGATAAAGACCACGTGCCCGAACGGCTAAAGTCCCTAAAAGCGCTCCCAGGgagcaaaatattgtttttcaaaaatggggAATGCCAAGGAGTCGCTTTTGAGAATATTTATCAAGGGACGTACTATCCCACCGTTTCGATTCATAAAAGTGCGACGGTTTCGGTCAATTTTGGGCCCAATTTCAAGTGCCCCCCTGGATCTGAATACGACTATAAAGGG ATGCACCAAAAGGCGGAAGAGGCCATTTGCGAGCAGACAATGGCCGATCTGATCTACTTAACTGAGAATGAAGGAAAATTACGCTTAGACAGTTTCGTATTGTGA
- the ash2 gene encoding set1/Ash2 histone methyltransferase complex subunit ASH2 isoform X1, which yields MTDDIDPNKNDETPMEQPPPTPTQKTEEAPSTAAPTPKPENGDKTTKTNEQQSNCYCGKERNLNIVELLCANCSRWFHESCIGYQLGKLVPFMANYIFLCKNCSPTGLESFKKSQAQIAQMCVTAIANLQQGSLKEGSNRLMFSKEKEIIPYIEHHWEALTTTSRRVTQSWHSTVHKALIKDIHVLFIFEESPINGQMYGLINTDLTQIKPNYEAMIKGGTLKVTDMGIQHVPVAGGVKSRSAKRKFPGDVSGGGKKGRGVDLGTPKLPAHGYPLDHPFNKDGYRYFLAEPDPHAPYRQEFDESSDWAGKPIPGWLYRTLIPSTVLLALHDRAPQLKISEDRLAVTGEKGYSTVRATHGVTKGTWYWEATIEEMPEGTATRMGWGQDYANLQAPLGYDKFGYSWRSRKGTRFHESAGKHYSPGFGEGDTLGFMIVLPQNNKTKLVPNTYKDRPLVKFKSHLYYEDKDHVPERLKSLKALPGSKILFFKNGECQGVAFENIYQGTYYPTVSIHKSATVSVNFGPNFKCPPGSEYDYKGMHQKAEEAICEQTMADLIYLTENEGKLRLDSFVL from the exons ATGACCGATGACATCGACCCCAA CAAAAATGACGAGACTCCCATGGAACAACCACCACCGACACCAACACAAAAAACCGAAGAGGCGCCAAGCACAGCCGCCCCGACGCCAAAACCGGAAAACGGCGACAAGACAACCAAAACAAATGAACAACAGAGTAACTGCTATTG cgGGAAAGAACGAAATTTGAATATTGTCGAACTATTGTGTGCAAATTGCTCGCGATGGTTCCACGAGTCCTGCATTGGGTACCAGTTGGGCAAGTTGGTACCCTTCATGGCCAACTATATTTTCTTGTGCAAGAACTGCTCGCCCACGGGGTTGGAGAGTTTCAAAAAAAGTCAAGCGC AAATTGCTCAAATGTGTGTCACTGCAAttgcaaatttgcaacaaggTAGCCTGAAGGAGGGCTCTAACAGGTTGATGTTTAGCAAAGAAAAGGAGATTATACCATACATTGAGCACCATTGGGAGGCGCTTACTACCACCTCACGCCGCGTGACCCAATCTTGGCACTCAACAGTCCATAAAGCGCTTATTAAAGACATCCAcgtgttgtttatttttgaggaAAGTCCCATCAATGGTCAAATGTATGGTCTGATCAACACTGACCTCACCCAAATCAAGCCCAACTACGAGGCCATGATCAAAGGTGGTACTCTCAAAGTCACCGACATGGGCATCCAGCATG TTCCAGTTGCCGGCGGGGTGAAGTCCCGAAGCGCCAAGCGGAAGTTCCCGGGGGACGTAAGCGGCGGCGGGAAAAAAGGCCGAGGGGTGGACCTGGGGACGCCCAAACTACCGGCGCACGGATACCCCCTTGACCACCCCTTTAACAAGGACGGCTACCGGTATTTCCTGGCAGAGCCTGACCCCCACGCCCCCTACCGGCAAGAGTTCGACGAGAGTTCAGACTGGGCGGGGAAACCCATTCCCGGCTGGCTCTACAGGACGCTGATCCCCAGCACTGTGCTGCTGGCGCTCCACGACAGGGCCCCCCAGCTGAAAATCTCAGAGGACAGGCTGGCCGTCACGGGGGAGAAGGGCTATTCCACAGTCAGGGCCACTCATG GGGTAACCAAGGGTACATGGTACTGGGAGGCGACCATTGAGGAGATGCCTGAAGGCACGGCCACGAGAATGGGCTGGGGGCAGGACTACGCCAACTTGCAAGCCCCCTTGGGCTACGACAAGTTCGGCTACTCGTGGAGGTCCCGAAAAGGCACGAGGTTTCACGAATCGGCGGGGAAACACTACAGTCCAGGATTTGGAGAAGGGGACACTTTGGGTTTCATGATAGTTTTGCCCCAAAACAACAAGACCAAGCTAGTCCCGAATACATACAAAGACAGA CCCCTCGTTAAATTCAAAAGTCATCTCTATTATGAGGATAAAGACCACGTGCCCGAACGGCTAAAGTCCCTAAAAGCGCTCCCAGGgagcaaaatattgtttttcaaaaatggggAATGCCAAGGAGTCGCTTTTGAGAATATTTATCAAGGGACGTACTATCCCACCGTTTCGATTCATAAAAGTGCGACGGTTTCGGTCAATTTTGGGCCCAATTTCAAGTGCCCCCCTGGATCTGAATACGACTATAAAGGG ATGCACCAAAAGGCGGAAGAGGCCATTTGCGAGCAGACAATGGCCGATCTGATCTACTTAACTGAGAATGAAGGAAAATTACGCTTAGACAGTTTCGTATTGTGA
- the LOC103314250 gene encoding phospholipase A1 1, which produces MCPLVFLFLISVTTIREIFSQNLINEDSSFLSQLFNVSINNIAAVANGFSFINIPTDNVKFFLFERTSNQTITLNRDDHLEHLVPSDPTILITHGWTDQETASWIQDMAFLYHKKRNYNVIAVDWSIDADKNYIYSSSATQSVGIIIGAFLIQVSKHVENFFEKVNLIGHSLGAQVVGFAGKYVENSTDSKLDRITGLDAASPLFETPILRPPELRLADSDANFVDLIHTALGVGYIGALGTPTFIFKGGPINYIVQMTYYRSRLVITEAHVSTIRRLY; this is translated from the exons ATGTGTCCACTGGTATTTCTCTTCTTGATTAGTGTGACAACAATTAGGGaaattttttcccaaaatttgATTAACGAAGACTCCTCTTTCTTGAGCCAACTCTTCAACGTTTCGATCAACAACATCGCAGCTGTTGCTAATGGTTTTTCCTTCATCAACATCCCAACAGATAACGTTAAATTCTTTTTATTCGAACGCACTAGCAATCAAACTATCACTCTCAACCGTGACGACCATCTGGAGCACCTAGTACCATCAGATCCGACCATTTTAATAACTCATGGGTGGACAGATCAGGAAACAGCATCATGGATCCAAGACATGGCATTTTTGTACCATAAAAAACGCAACTACAACGTTATTGCAGTGGACTGGTCAATCGATGCCGACAAAAACTACATCTACTCATCATCAGCAACTCAATCTGTTGGTATCATTATTGGTGCTTTCCTAATCCAAGTCTCAAAACATGTGGAAaactttttcgaaaaagttAACTTAATCGGGCATTCTTTAGGCGCCCAAGTTGTAGGATTTGCAGGAAAGTACGTGGAAAACTCCACAGATTCCAAACTTGATAGAATCACGGGTTTAGACGCTGCAAGCCCCCTTTTCGAAACCCCAATTTTGAGGCCCCCTGAACTGCGATTGGCTGACAGCGATGCCAATTTTGTTGATCTTATTCACACAGCTTTAGGAGTTGGGTATATTGGGGCTCTTGGAACGccgacttttatttttaaggggGGACCAATCAATTACATTGTACAGATGACTTACTATAGATCG cGTCTTGTAATCACCGAAGCTCACGTGTCTACTATTCGGAGATTATATTAG
- the LOC656826 gene encoding phospholipase A1-like, which translates to MSPLVFLFLISVTTIREIFSQNLINEDSSFLSQLFNVSINNIAAVANGFSFINIPTDNVKFLLFERTSNQTITLNHDDPLEHLVPSDPTILITHGWTDQGTASWIQDMAFLYHKKGNYNVIAVDWSIDADRNYIYSSSATQSVGIIIGAFLIQVSKKVDNFFEKVHLIGHSLGAQVVGFAGKYVENSTDSKLDRITGLDAASPLFETPILRPPELRLADTDASFVDLIHTALGVGYIGAFGTADFYVNGGIIQLNCTDDLTDIASCNHQSSHIYYSETILERKKYEATKCEDAVRFNLGLCDDNDNAYMGDEVSRSAKGVYFINVDREGNEETK; encoded by the exons ATGAGTCCACTGGTATTTCTCTTCTTGATTAGTGTGACAACAATTAGGGaaattttttcccaaaatttgATTAACGAAGACTCCTCTTTTTTGAGCCAACTCTTCAACGTTTCGATCAACAACATCGCAGCTGTTGCTAATGGTTTTTCCTTCATCAACATCCCAACAGATAACGTTAAATTCCTTTTATTCGAACGCACTAGCAATCAAACTATCACTCTCAACCATGACGACCCTCTGGAGCACTTAGTACCATCAGATCCGACCATTTTAATAACTCATGGGTGGACAGATCAGGGAACAGCATCATGGATCCAAGACATGGCATTTTTGTACCATAAAAAAGGCAACTACAACGTTATTGCAGTGGATTGGTCAATCGATGCTGACAGAAACTACATCTACTCATCATCAGCAACCCAATCTGTTGGTATCATTATTGGTGCTTTCCTAATCCAAGTCTCAAAAAAAGTGGACaactttttcgaaaaagttCACCTAATTGGGCATTCTTTAGGTGCCCAAGTTGTAGGATTTGCAGGAAAGTACGTGGAAAACTCCACAGATTCCAAACTTGATAGAATCACAGGTCTAGACGCTGCAAGCCCCCTTTTTGAAACCCCCATTTTGAGACCCCCTGAACTGCGATTGGCTGACACCGATGCCAGTTTTGTTGATCTTATTCACACAGCTTTAGGGGTTGGGTATATTGGGGCTTTTGGAACCGCCGACTTCTATGTCAATGGGGGtattattcaattaaattgtACAGACGACTTGACCGATATTG cGTCTTGTAATCACCAGAGCTCACATATTTACTATTCGGAGACAATATTAGAGCGAAAAAAGTACGAAGCAACCAAATGTGAGGATGCTGTAAGGTTTAATTTGGGGTTGTGTGACGATAACGACAATGCTTATATGGGCGATGAGGTTAGCAGAAGTGCGAAAggagtttattttattaatgtcgATAGAGAAGGAAAtgaagaaacaaaataa
- the LOC100142111 gene encoding bolA-like protein DDB_G0274169: MLKTLTCRSLTHRSSGYLTLLYKSKMSQNTVPVETSIRGKLSSELQTTHLEVINESYMHNVPKGAETHFKVVVVSEKFSDLPLIKRHRLVNDILKEELQSGVHALSIVAKTPSQWSSSEQIIEPSPNCRGGFGK, translated from the exons ATGTTGAAAACTTTAACGTGTCGCTCACTCACACATCGATCATCAG GTTATCTAACCCTGCTTTACAAATCCAAAATGTCGCAAAATACAGTCCCTGTTGAGACTTCAATTCGTGGAAAACTCAGTTCAGAGCTACAAACTACCCACTTGGAGGTCATCAACGAGTCATACATGCACAACGTGCCTAAAGGCGCCGAGACACATTTCAAAGTTGTGGTGGTCTCTGAGAAATTTTCAGACCTGCCTTTAATCAAG AGACACAGATTGGTAAACGACATTTTAAAGGAAGAATTGCAAAGTGGAGTCCATGCTCTCTCGATTGTTGCCAAAACCCCTTCACAGTGGAGCAGCAGTGAGCAAATAATCGAACCCAGTCCTAACTGTAGGGGCGGCTTCGGCAAATGA
- the ash2 gene encoding set1/Ash2 histone methyltransferase complex subunit ASH2 isoform X4 produces the protein MARIKVIGPRPFAGGVKSRSAKRKFPGDVSGGGKKGRGVDLGTPKLPAHGYPLDHPFNKDGYRYFLAEPDPHAPYRQEFDESSDWAGKPIPGWLYRTLIPSTVLLALHDRAPQLKISEDRLAVTGEKGYSTVRATHGVTKGTWYWEATIEEMPEGTATRMGWGQDYANLQAPLGYDKFGYSWRSRKGTRFHESAGKHYSPGFGEGDTLGFMIVLPQNNKTKLVPNTYKDRPLVKFKSHLYYEDKDHVPERLKSLKALPGSKILFFKNGECQGVAFENIYQGTYYPTVSIHKSATVSVNFGPNFKCPPGSEYDYKGMHQKAEEAICEQTMADLIYLTENEGKLRLDSFVL, from the exons atggcGAGGATTAAAGTGATAGGGCCACGACCTT TTGCCGGCGGGGTGAAGTCCCGAAGCGCCAAGCGGAAGTTCCCGGGGGACGTAAGCGGCGGCGGGAAAAAAGGCCGAGGGGTGGACCTGGGGACGCCCAAACTACCGGCGCACGGATACCCCCTTGACCACCCCTTTAACAAGGACGGCTACCGGTATTTCCTGGCAGAGCCTGACCCCCACGCCCCCTACCGGCAAGAGTTCGACGAGAGTTCAGACTGGGCGGGGAAACCCATTCCCGGCTGGCTCTACAGGACGCTGATCCCCAGCACTGTGCTGCTGGCGCTCCACGACAGGGCCCCCCAGCTGAAAATCTCAGAGGACAGGCTGGCCGTCACGGGGGAGAAGGGCTATTCCACAGTCAGGGCCACTCATG GGGTAACCAAGGGTACATGGTACTGGGAGGCGACCATTGAGGAGATGCCTGAAGGCACGGCCACGAGAATGGGCTGGGGGCAGGACTACGCCAACTTGCAAGCCCCCTTGGGCTACGACAAGTTCGGCTACTCGTGGAGGTCCCGAAAAGGCACGAGGTTTCACGAATCGGCGGGGAAACACTACAGTCCAGGATTTGGAGAAGGGGACACTTTGGGTTTCATGATAGTTTTGCCCCAAAACAACAAGACCAAGCTAGTCCCGAATACATACAAAGACAGA CCCCTCGTTAAATTCAAAAGTCATCTCTATTATGAGGATAAAGACCACGTGCCCGAACGGCTAAAGTCCCTAAAAGCGCTCCCAGGgagcaaaatattgtttttcaaaaatggggAATGCCAAGGAGTCGCTTTTGAGAATATTTATCAAGGGACGTACTATCCCACCGTTTCGATTCATAAAAGTGCGACGGTTTCGGTCAATTTTGGGCCCAATTTCAAGTGCCCCCCTGGATCTGAATACGACTATAAAGGG ATGCACCAAAAGGCGGAAGAGGCCATTTGCGAGCAGACAATGGCCGATCTGATCTACTTAACTGAGAATGAAGGAAAATTACGCTTAGACAGTTTCGTATTGTGA